The Zalophus californianus isolate mZalCal1 chromosome 8, mZalCal1.pri.v2, whole genome shotgun sequence genome has a segment encoding these proteins:
- the ZSWIM1 gene encoding zinc finger SWIM domain-containing protein 1, with protein sequence MALTMLNELLIEDPNAPMLLYQVSKTAQLDTVNYQSCFMQGVFAHFPEILFIHRTYNPVGKVLYTFLVDGPRVQLEGHLARAVYFAIPAKEDAEGLAQMFQVFKKFNPAWERVCTILVDPHFLPLPTLAMEFPAAEVLLSAFHICKFLQGKFYQLSLEQPVERVLLTSLQSTMCSATAGNLRKLYTLLSSCIPPTQLPELHSHWLLNDRIWLAHRWRSRAESSRYFQGLEVTTRVLSQLFGTTPCVEQGMASLLRYMQQNAGDEASFSLGLSPQNSRAPLDVSPESPKVEQLVEARIQRSLNAICTGPAAQLCLGELAVVQKSVHLIGSGSEKVNIQILEDTHRVQPQPPTSCSCYFHQAFRLPCRHVLAMLSARHQVLQPDMLPARWTAGCAAGLDNILGSKWSETLDKHLAVALLTEEVGQLLQHCSQEEFERRYNTLRELADSWIGPYEQVQL encoded by the coding sequence ATGGCCCTGACAATGCTGAATGAGCTCCTGATTGAGGACCCAAACGCACCTATGCTGCTGTATCAGGTTAGCAAGACTGCTCAGTTAGATACCGTCAACTACCAAAGCTGCTTTATGCAAGGTGTCTTTGCCCATTTCCCTGAGATCTTATTTATCCACCGGACCTATAACCCAGTAGGCAAGGTGCTATATACCTTCCTGGTAGATGGACCTCGGGTGCAGCTGGAGGGTCATCTTGCCCGGGCAGTCTACTTCGCCATTCCTGCCAAGGAGGATGCTGAGGGCCTGGCCCAGATGTTCCAGGTGTTCAAGAAGTTTAACCCAGCATGGGAGAGAGTCTGTACCATCCTGGTGGATCCCCACTTCCTCCCGCTGCCCACCCTCGCAATGGAGTTCCCCGCAGCCGAGGTCCTGCTCTCAGCCTTTCACATCTGTAAGTTCCTCCAGGGCAAGTTCTATCAGCTGTCCCTTGAACAGCCTGTGGAGAGGGTGCTCCTCACTTCGCTTCAGAGCACGATGTGCTCGGCCACAGCTGGCAACCTGAGGAAGCTCTATACACTCCTGAGCAGCTGCATCCCTCCGACCCAGCTGCCTGAGCTCCACTCACACTGGCTGCTCAATGACCGCATCTGGCTGGCCCACCGCTGGAGAAGCCGAGCTGAGAGCAGCCGCTACTTCCAGGGCCTGGAGGTCACCACCCGTGTCCTCAGCCAGCTCTTCGGCACCACTCCATGTGTGGAACAAGGCATGGCCTCTCTGCTCCGATACATGCAGCAGAACGCGGGAGACGAGGCAAGCTTCAGCCTGGGCCTGAGTCCCCAGAACAGTCGCGCCCCCTTAGACGTCAGCCCCGAAAGCCCCAAAGTGGAGCAGCTGGTAGAAGCCCGCATCCAGCGCTCCCTCAATGCCATCTGCACGGGGCCGGCCGCCCAGCTCTGTCTGGGTGAGCTCGCTGTGGTCCAGAAATCTGTGCACCTCATCGGCTCCGGCTCGGAGAAGGTGAACATCCAGATCCTGGAGGACACCCATCGGGTGCAGCCCCAGCCCCCTACCAGCTGCAGCTGCTACTTTCACCAGGCCTTCCGCCTGCCCTGCCGCCACGTCCTGGCCATGCTCAGTGCCCGCCACCAGGTGCTCCAGCCCGACATGCTGCCAGCCCGGTGGACGGCAGGCTGTGCCGCCGGTCTAGACAACATCCTGGGCAGCAAGTGGAGTGAGACGCTGGATAAGCACTTGGCCGTGGCTCTCCTCACCGAGGAGGTGGGTCAGCTCTTGCAGCACTGCAGCCAGGAGGAGTTTGAACGGAGGTACAACACCCTGCGGGAGCTGGCCGACAGCTGGATCGGCCCTTATGAGCAGGTCCAGctctga
- the LOC113937301 gene encoding phospholipid transfer protein: MALFGALLLALLAGAHAELPGCKTRVTSQALELVKQEGLRFLEQELETITIPDLRGREGHFYYNISEVKVTELQLTSSELHFQPEQELVLQISNASLGLRFRRQLLYWFFYDGGYINASAEGVSIRTALQLSRDATGRIKVSNVSCQASVSRMHAAFGGTFKKIYEFLSTFITSGMRFLLNQQICPVLYHAGMVLLNSLLDTVPVRSSVDELVGIDYSLLKDPVASDSNLDMVFRGAFFPLAEGNWSLPNRAVEPQLQDEERMVYVAFSEFFFDSAMESYFRAGALQLSLVGDKVPHDLDMLLRATYFGSIVLLSPAVIDSPLKLELRVLAPPRCTIKPSGTTVSVTASVTIALVPPDQPEVQLSSMTMDARLSAKMALRGKALRTQLDLRRFRIYSNQSALESLALIPLQAPLKTMLQIGVMPMLNERMWRGVQIPLPEGINFVREVVTNHAGFLTIGADLHFAKGLREVIEKNRPADTRDSWAPSAPPPSTTAA, translated from the exons ATGGCCCTCTTTGGGGCCCTCCTCCTAGCGCTTCTGGCAGGCGCTCATGCGGAACTCCCCGGCTGCAAGACCCGCGTCACCTCCCAGGCGCTGGAGCTGG TGAAGCAGGAGGGCTTGCGCTTTCTGGAACAAGAGCTGGAGACCATCACCATTCCGGAcctgcggggcagggagggccACTTCTACTACAACATCTCGGA GGTGAAGGTCACAGAGCTGCAGCTGACGTCCTCTGAGCTCCATTTCCAGCCGGAGCAGGAGCTGGTGCTACAAATCAGCAATGCATCCTTGGGGCTGCGCTTCCGGAGGCAGCTTCTCTACTGGTTCTT CTATGATGGAGGCTATATCAATGCCTCTGCCGAGGGTGTGTCCATCCGCACTGCTCTGCAGCTCTCCCGGGATGCCACTGGCCGTATCAAAGTGTCCAACGTCTCCTGCCAGGCCTCAGTCTCCAGAATGCACGCGGCCTTCGGGGGAACCTTCAA GAAGATTTATGAGTTCCTCTCCACATTCATCACCTCGGGGATGCGCTTCCTCCTCAACCAGCAG ATCTGCCCCGTGCTTTACCACGCAGGGATGGTGCTCCTCAATTCCCTCCTGGACACCGTGCCTG TTCGCAGCTCTGTGGATGAGCTGGTTGGCATCGACTACTCCCTCCTGAAGGATCCTGTAGCGTCCGACAGCAATCTGGACATGGTCTTCCGG GGGGCCTTCTTTCCCCTGGCTGAGGGGAACTGGAGCCTGCCCAACCGGGCAGTAGAGCCCCAACTGCAGGACGAGGAGCGGATGGTGTACGTGGCCTTCTCGGAGTTCTTCTTTGACTCTGCCATGGAGAGCTACTTCCGGGCGGGGGCCCTGCAGCTGTCACTGGTGGGGGACAAG gTGCCCCACGATCTGGACATGCTGCTGAGGGCCACCTACTTTGGGAGCATCGTCCTGCTG agcccagcagtgATCGACTCCCCGCTGAAGCTGGAGCTGCGCGTCCTGGCTCCACCTCGCTGCACCATCAAGCCCTCGGGTACCACGGTCTCTGTCACTGCCAGTGTCACCATCGCCCTGGTCCCCCCAGACCAGCCCGAGGTCCAGCTGTCCAGCATGACCATG GATGCCCGTCTCAGCGCCAAGATGGCACTCCGGGGGAAGGCGCTGCGCACCCAGCTGGACCTGCGCCG GTTCCGAATCTACTCAAACCAGTCCGCCCTGGAGTCACTGGCC ctgaTCCCGCTGCAGGCCCCTCTGAAGACCATGCTGCAGATTGGGGTGATGCCCATGCTCAATG AGCGGATGTGGCGGGGGGTGCAGATCCCGCTGCCCGAGGGTATCAACTTTGTGCGCGAGGTGGTGACGAACCATGCG GGCTTCCTCACTATTGGGGCCGACCTCCACTTTGCCAAAGGGCTACGAGAGGTGATTGAGAAGAACCGGCCTGCCGACACCAGGGACTCCTGGGCGCCCAGTGCCCCACCGCCCTCCACGACAGCTGCCTGA
- the SPATA25 gene encoding spermatogenesis-associated protein 25 encodes MVERVGLEADNCSLTNGGFGAAMSYFVSPQTHQGLLPSSQGGAVSPGSSLGLYSPIEPVVVASSGLGPLGQKAEQVAPVAQAWGLALAVPEARGCPGGASWETLQRKEYGRYNHKFPHARQPESLGWEDGCSRSRAPHLGGPGRPGPLLLCGLSPGVLPTSSEAVGKEAGSQPDICILTLAMMIAGIPTVPVPGLREEDLIRAAQAFMMVHPEPEGAMEGARWEQARAHTASGQAPLMRSRRGQPPGSCL; translated from the exons ATGGTGGAAAGGGTAGGACTGGAGGCAGACAACTGTTCCCTCACAAACGGGGGCTTTGGGGCAGCCATGTCCTATTTCGTGTCTCCACAAACTCATCAAGGTCTTCTGCCTTCCAGCCAAG GTGGGGCTGTTTCTCCAGGCTCATCCCTTGGCCTCTATAGTCCTATAGAGCCAGTGGTGGTGGCCTCTAGCGGACTAGGCCCACTGGGCCAGAAAGCTGAGCAGGTGGCACCTGTTGCCCAGGCCTGGGGTCTGGCCCTGGCAGTGCCGGAAGCCAGGGGCTGCCCTGGGGGAGCTAGCTGGGAGACACTGCAGCGGAAGGAGTATGGCCGATACAACCACAAATTCCCCCATGCAAGACAGCCGGAGAGCTTGGGCTGGGAGGATGGATGCTCCAGAAGCAGAGCTCCCCACCTGGGTGGCCCTGGCAGGCCCGGACCCCTGCTGCTGTGTGGGCTATCACCAGGGGTTCTACCGACGTCCTCTGAGGCAGTGGGGAAGGAGGCCGGCTCCCAGCCTGACATCTGCATCCTCACCCTGGCCATGATGATCGCTGGCATCCCCACCGTGCCTGTCCCAGGCCTGCGGGAAGAGGACCTGATCCGGGCGGCTCAAGCTTTCATGATGGTGCATCCGGAGCCAGAGGGGGCCATGGAGGGGGCGCGGTGGGAGCAGGCACGTGCCCACACAGCCTCTGGGCAAGCGCCTCTAATGAGATCCAGGAGAGGCCAGCCTCCTGGCTCCTGCTTGTAG
- the ZSWIM3 gene encoding zinc finger SWIM domain-containing protein 3, with protein sequence MELGSCFKTYEDFKECFSAYKKENRCSFILRDCVSVRFHNLNHGTSIREDILYVQVKFVCIRTQSNRKRTSEVDMCPAYLLLQYNEKLDRLFIRELNTQHIHVDSKTASPRGDTAGKSQKTVCLQKSQPAQPTQPAIKKDLDLAEKSPVEPAFCLDKVQAPSKPEQEGITPSDLAKIAKVMKNFLKVDEGSMASLSVGNSQDLDRLSFQSSKMSDLFIRFPENLLLHRVENAQGHILYAFLVENKEREGRVVHFAVLQAETTTSVAKMLSIFTEFNSDWPKVRVVFVDPAFPYRTILQEIFPAARILLSIYHTTRLLEKKLHRSSANPSFKRLMKEALREAVFVTSDASLQNLCQMSQALLDEQLFGFLQAHWFSCELLWYMHVRKGLHACNTYMDSLDVVTSKVSSLFREQQSLLDCILRFVDYIDFFNTKGLKNLPTAPPKLKRARPASMPPKPKKAFGVCGGSLTRLPVEETKPGPQWGQPRQQPQVRPSQGSISQGGMLDALHSSGSQLAYKLCHNEWEVAQNSTHLVDMAGSSVDIQLLEDSHQVSKDGCSCSCSFHRWYHLPCRHILALLHTSQKPVGEAMVCRRWQKRYQHLLGPSGELRDPIMVPNTGQPGRQGRSDMIQDLSRELANLLMQSEGPELEERCSTLRKIVDIWADPCQPPEPSQQPEDFNDVGRLPFLWGKPEEGEGLPPAGATVHD encoded by the coding sequence ATATGTGCAGGTGAAGTTTGTCTGTATTCGGACTCAGTCAAACAGGAAGAGAACCTCAGAGGTGGACATGTGCCCAGCGTACTTGCTTCTGCAGTACAATGAGAAACTGGATAGGCTGTTTATCAGGGAACTCAACACCCAACATATCCATGTTGACTCCAAAACTGCAAGTCCTAGAGGAGACACCGCTGGCAAATCTCAAAAGACAGTGTGCCTGCAGAAATCCCAGCCCGCACAGCCCACGCAGCCCGCAATCAAGAAAGACCTTGACCTGGCCGAGAAGTCCCCTGTTGAACCAGCATTTTGCTTAGATAAGGTCCAAGCGCCCTCAAAGCCAGAGCAGGAGGGCATCACTCCTTCTGACCTGGCCAAGATAGCGAAAGTGATGAAAAACTTTCTTAAGGTGGATGAGGGTTCCATGGCCTCTCTCAGCGTGGGCAACAGCCAAGACCTGGACCGGCTCAGCTTCCAGAGCAGCAAGATGAGCGATCTGTTCATCCGCTTCCCAGAGAATCTCTTGCTACACCGGGTGGAGAACGCCCAGGGCCACATCCTTTATGCTTTCTTGGTGGAGAACAAGGAACGAGAGGGTCGCGTGGTACACTTTGCCGTGCTTCAGGCTGAGACAACTACCTCCGTGGCCAAGATGCTGAGTATCTTCACGGAGTTCAACTCAGATTGGCCCAAGGTCAGGGTGGTGTTTGTGGACCCGGCCTTCCCTTATCGAACCATCCTGCAGGAGATCTTCCCTGCTGCGCGCATCCTCCTCTCCATCTACCACACCACCCGGCTCCTGGAGAAGAAGTTGCATCGGAGTTCAGCAAATCCATCCTTTAAAAGGCTCATGAAGGAAGCCCTCCGGGAAGCCGTGTTCGTCACTTCTGATGCCAGCCTGCAAAATCTCTGTCAGATGTCCCAAGCCTTACTAGATGAGCAGCTCTTCGGCTTCCTGCAGGCCCACTGGTTCTCCTGTGAACTGCTCTGGTACATGCACGTGAGGAAAGGCCTGCACGCGTGTAACACGTACATGGACAGCCTAGACGTGGTCACGAGCAAGGTGTCCAGCCTATTCCGGGAACAGCAGTCTCTGCTGGACTGCATCCTCCGCTTTGTGGATTATATAGACTTCTTTAATACCAAAGGCTTGAAGAACTTGCCCACAGCTCCTCCCAAGTTAAAAAGAGCCCGGCCGGCCAGCATGCCACCAAAGCCCAAGAAGGCGTTTGGAGTCTGTGGGGGGAGCCTCACCAGGCTCCCCGTGGAAGAGACCAAGCCAGGCCCACAGTGGGGGCAGCCGCGGCAGCAGCCACAGGTGCGGCCCTCCCAGGGCAGCATCTCCCAGGGCGGCATGCTAGACGCCTTGCACAGCAGTGGCTCCCAACTGGCCTATAAGCTGTGCCATAATGAGTGGGAGGTGGCACAGAACTCCACCCACCTGGTGGACATGGCTGGCTCCTCAGTGGACATTCAGCTACTGGAGGATTCTCACCAGGTGAGCAAAGATGGCTGTAGCTGCAGCTGTTCCTTTCATCGGTGGTACCACCTGCCATGCCGGCACATCTTGGCCCTGCTGCACACCAGCCAGAAGCCCGTGGGAGAAGCCATGGTGTGCCGCCGGTGGCAGAAGAGGTACCAGCATCTCCTTGGGCCCAGTGGGGAGCTCCGGGACCCCATCATGGTCCCAAACACAGGCCAGCCTGGGAGGCAAGGACGGAGTGACATGATTCAGGACCTAAGCAGGGAGCTGGCAAACCTGCTCATGCAGAGCGAGGGGCCAGAGCTAGAGGAGCGCTGTTCCACCCTGCGCAAGATTGTGGACATCTGGGCGGACCCCTGCCAGCCACCTGAGCCCAGTCAGCAGCCAGAGGACTTCAACGATGTGGGCCGCCTCCCTTTCCTCTGGGGAAAgccagaggaaggggagggactCCCTCCCGCAGGAGCCACGGTTCATGATTGA
- the NEURL2 gene encoding neuralized-like protein 2: MAAVSDRVDLGAAWRSARREPPPTRFHQVHGANIRVDPSGTRATRVESFAHGVCFSREPLAPGQVFLVEIEEKELGWCGHLRLGLTALDPATLAAVPEFSLPDLVSLGHTWVFAITRHHNRVPREDRPEAEALVPGRPPALLVEPYLCIEQFRIPRDRLVGRSRPGLYSHLLDQLYELNVLPPTARRSRLGVLFCPRPDGTADMHIVINGEDMGPSARGLPAAQPLYAVVDVFASTKSVRLVQLEYGLPSLQTLCRLVIQKSVVHRLAIDGLHLPKGLKDFCKYE; the protein is encoded by the exons ATGGCTGCTGTCTCAGACCGCGTGGACTTGGGTGCGGCCTGGCGGTCCGCGCGCCGCGAGCCCCCTCCCACGCGCTTCCACCAGGTGCACGGTGCCAACATCCGCGTGGACCCCTCCGGGACGCGGGCCACACGCGTGGAGAGTTTCGCTCACGGCGTATGCTTCAGTCGCGAGCCGTTGGCCCCGGGCCAGGTATTCCTGGTCGAGATCGAGGAGAAAGAGCTGGGCTGGTGCGGGCACCTGCGCCTCGGCCTGACCGCGCTGGACCCCGCCACTCTGGCTGCCGTGCCCGAGTTTTCGCTGCCCGACCTGGTCAGCCTCGGCCACACCTGGGTCTTCGCCATCACGCGCCATCACAACCGCGTGCCCCGGGAGGACCGCCCAGAGGCAGAGGCATTGGTCCCCGGCCgccccccagccctcctggtGGAACCGTATCTGTGCATTGAGCAGTTTCGCATTCCCCGCGACCGCCTGGTGGGTCGCAGCCGGCCCGGGCTCTACAGCCACCTCTTGGATCAGCTGTATGAGCTGAACGTGCTGCCTCCGACCGCGCGCCGCAGCCGCCTGGGCGTTCTTTTCTGCCCGCGCCCGGACGGCACGGCCGACATGCACATCGTCATCAACGGCGAGGACATGGGCCCCAGCGCTCGAGGGCTGCCAGCCGCTCAGCCCCTCTACGCAGTGGTGGACGTGTTTGCCTCCACCAAGAGCGTGCGCCTGGTCCAGCTCGAGTACGGCT TGCCATCCCTGCAGACTCTGTGCCGCCTAGTCATCCAGAAGAGCGTGGTGCACCGGTTGGCCATTGATGGGCTCCACCTGCCGAAAGGACTTAAGGATTTCTGCAAGTACGAGTAA
- the CTSA gene encoding lysosomal protective protein, translated as MTSRGRAPPGERGRGGAEMVGAALSPPWLLLLLLLLLPWAPPGQAAPDLDEIQCLPGLAKQPAFRQYSGYLRGSGSKHLHYWFVESQKDPKSSPLVLWLNGGPGCSSLDGFLTEHGPFLVQPDGATLEYNPYSWNLIANVLYLESPAGVGFSYSDDKTYATNDTEVAQSNFEALKDFFRLFPEYKDNELFLTGESYAGIYIPTLAVLVMQDPSMNLQGLAVGNGLSSYEQNDNSLVYFAYYHGLLGNRLWSSLQTHCCSQNKCNFYDNTDPECVTNLQEVSRIVGNSGLNIYNLYAPCAGGVPGHLRYEKDTVVLHDLGNIFTRLPLKRIWHQALLRSGNRLRMDPPCTNTTAASTYLNNPYVRKALHIPEQLPRWDMCNFLVNIQYRRLYQSMQSQYLKLLTAQKYRILLYNGDVDMACNFMGDEWFVDSLNQKMEVQRRPWLVDYGDSGEQIAGFVKEFSHIAFLTIKGAGHMVPTDKPQAALTMFSRFLNKQPY; from the exons ATGACCTCCCGCGGCCGGGCCCCTCCTGGAGAGCGAGGACGCGGGGGAGCAGAG ATGGTCGGGGCCGCGCTGTCGCCGCCttggctgctgctgctgctactgctgctgctgccctgGGCGCCCCCGGGCCAGGCAGCGCCGGACCTGGATGAGATCCAGTGCCTGCCCGGGTTGGCCAAGCAGCCAGCTTTCCGCCAGTACTCCGGCTACCTCCGTGGCTCCGGCTCCAAGCACCTGCACTACTG gtTTGTGGAATCCCAGAAGGATCCCAAGAGCAGCCCTCTGGTGCTTTGGCTCAACGGAGGGCCCGGCTGCAGCTCCCTAGATGGCTTCCTCACGGAGCACGGCCCCTTCCTG GTGCAGCCAGATGGTGCCACCCTGGAGTACAACCCCTATTCTTGGAACCTG ATTGCCAACGTGTTGTACCTTGAGTCCCCAGCTGGGGTGGGCTTCTCCTACTCTGATGACAAGACTTATGCAACCAACGACACCGAG GTCGCCCAGAGCAATTTTGAGGCCCTGAAGGATTTCTTCCGCCTCTTCCCTGAGTACAAGGACAATGAGCTTTTCCTAACAGGAGAGAGCTATGCCGGCATCTACATCCCCACCCTGGCGGTGTTGGTCATGCAGGATCCCAGCATGAACCTTCAG GGGCTGGCCGTGGGCAATGGACTCTCCTCCTATGAGCAGAATGACAACTCCCTGGTCTATTTTGCCTACTACCACGGCCTTCTGGGGAACAG GCTCTGGTCTTCTCTCCAGACCCACTGCTGCTCTCAAAACAAGTGTAATTTCTACGACAACACTGACCCAGAATGCGTGACCAAT CTGCAGGAAGTGTCCCGCATCGTCGGTAACTCCGGCCTCAACATTTACAACCTCTATGCCCCCTGTGCTGGGGGTGTGCCTGGCCATTTAAG GTACGAGAAGGACACTGTCGTGCTCCATGACTTGGGCAACATCTTCACTCGCCTGCCGCTGAAGCGGATATGGCATCAG GCGCTGCTGCGTTCCGGGAATAGGTTGCGCATGGACCCGCCCTGCACCAACACCACGGCCGCCTCCACGTACCTCAACAACCCTTACGTGCGGAAGGCCCTCCACATCCCCGAGCAGCTGCCCCGCTGGGACATGTGCAA CTTCCTGGTGAACATACAGTACCGCCGTCTCTACCAAAGCATGCAGTCCCAGTACCTGAAGCTGCTCACCGCGCAG AAATACCGAATCCTGCTCTACAACGGAGATGTGGATATGGCCTGCAATTTCATGGGGGATGAGTGGTTTGTGGATTCCCTCAACCAGAAG ATGGAGGTCCAGCGCCGGCCCTGGTTAGTGGACTATGGGGACAGCGGGGAGCAGATTGCTGGCTTCGTGAAGGAGTTCTCCCACATTGCCTTTCTCACCATCAAG GGCGCTGGGCACATGGTCCCCACCGACAAGCCCCAGGCTGCCCTCACCATGTTCTCCCGCTTCCTGAATAAGCAGCCATACTGA